GAAAGTTGTTTGACTCAGAGCCtttgtcttctctgtctcctgctcaGTCCCCCTCACACCTCTCTCCACTTGGTGGTTGTGTGGAAGGATTGTGTGAGTCTCAGCAACATCTTACACTTGTGCAAGGACCCATGTCagactccttcctctcctttgggaAATGTGCTTTGCCTGTTTCAAGAACATTCCTTCCATTTCCTGTTCCTGAGGCTGTACAATGTGCTTCATCACTTCTTTTGGACATAAGTGTGAAGAAAGATAATCCCTGAAGAACTTTTCATCCTGACCAAAtccttttttcccatttcctcaGAGAGTTTGAGGAATCAGCACCCATGTTGCTACTCCCTGGCCTTGTGTTGATCCTTCAGAGCGGGCAGCCACTCTTGGATCTATTTATCAGAGGTAGAATTAGAGCAAGGAGCCATGAGGCATGTTGGGACGGGGATCATGTGACAATGGAACGAAGAACAAAGAGCAGAAGGCTCAGCATTTTAGGCAAACAACCAATCCAGGAATGGGAGCTACTAgtatttcctgtttatttatcttttttaggCTAATTATCTGTTTCTTGTTCTCAAATTGAGAAGCTGTTTGCCTGGCACAACTTTAGATACCCAGAAACAATCTACCAAATATATGCTTCCAGTGCAACCTGGGGGTTCATTAGGTTAATTAATTAATAGTGGTTAATAAATGCTTTGAAATCCTTTTATTAAAAGGGCCTCCTGAGTCCAAAGTACTATTATAATCAGGCCTAATGAGGTCAGTGGTTTAAAGAGAGGGTTTTAAATCATATATAAAGCACTCCCGGTGATCGGTGGTACAGAATAAAGGTGAGAAGAGGCAGGTGAGTCCACATGCTGGCAGAGAACCTCCTCCAGAGCAGCAGAGCCGCGCTGAAGTTTGCTCGGATTGAAGCCAGGCGCTCAGAGATCTACCGACTAATGGATTCCCAAATTGTTAAACCTGTGTTATAGGACAAAGGCCACCACTTCCCAAAATCCTGACGTGCAGGTTGCTGCTGATTACAGAATATCTTCTCaaatagagaaaagagattttCTCTGCAAAGTCACAAACCAGGTTAGTGCTAGCCTTCTTGTATCTTGTCAAACAGAAAAGTTGCCTTTCGAATGAAACCAAGAATAGAGTTTATGGAGGAAGATATGAGGCACAGCAAACCTCTTCTGAGTCACGATCTCTAACGCTCCTCTTAGCagtttctttggattttctaaGGAGGCTGTAGTacaagaataggaaaaatattatgATATGGCCAAGCCTGGAGATGGGATGGGAGGATGTGTACAGATAACATATGTAAGATGTTCACAGGCTCATGTCAGCATGAAATTGGATTAAAATGAGTGGGAGTTTATGCTTAGGAAAGAGAGTGATCCAATGAACCATAATACTGAGCTTATGAGAATAGTATTTTGGAACTGGAAAAAGGCTATTGAATTGGAAATGactctaaatttcttttaaatcaaagCAAGTTTTCTTTAGGGaactttcaagttttaaaattaaccagttTCTCTTTCAAATCATAACAGGTGCCGTAGGATAAGATTCAACACCATGCTTTCCTCTATCCTGTTTTTGGGACTTATTGCCGTTATTGGTAAGTCATTGATTGACATTTAGCATTGTTCACAGGGTGCCCACAAAGACATTCAGCACAGTCATGAATCAGAAAGAGTAATGATTACATGTAATGGGCTCTCTTTCTAATCAGCCTAGCCATCAATCAACTGCTGATTTCTGTCTTCAGAGTGTATTCTGTTTACCAAGCAGGTAAAGGCGCCACCAGAGGGAACTTATGGAAGAGTGCCTTGGAAGGCAAGACATGTAAAGATAAAATTATCAATGCTGGACAGTAAATAAGAGTTAAACAAGTGTAGCTAGAAAAACACTAGTACGAAAGGAGTTTAGGTTGGAGAGTTCACATCTAGTTGGCATGTTGAAACCAACAAAGCTTTTTGGGGGACGTGATGGTTGAAGAATGCTTCGTGTTTTAATAAGAGAAGAATCTGCTGGATGATAAGAAAGACTTTAGGAAAGGTACAGAGGCAGAAATGCATGAAAAGTGTTTGGGATACAGTTAGCAGGTCAGTGTGACCAGAACAGAAGAGATTTCTGAGGGCAAGGCTGGAAAGGTAGGCAGGTGAGATGATAAGGGATCTTGAATAAGAAGAGATTCAAACTGCTGcctaaaaaatgaaaagccattGTAAACAATGTTCAAGTTGTTCTTATCAATAGTGTGAAGATTGAGATGAAAgtgtttctaaaatgtttaattctaaatttggaaaaataaggctGCTGAAAAGCGATAATTTCCTGTTATCTATGGTCAAAGGCAAGGGAGCATAGTTTAATTTTTACTCCTTCTTTAATTGCCAGGTGGGAGCAGAGTTATAGAGCCAGCAGACTAATTATGATCTACCATAGTAGCTGTGTTTAACTGAGAGGTGACTATAATTAAGAAAGGCTTGTATGTTTATGATGCCAACACAAGTAGTGTAAGGTCTGTGGTCATATTTCAAGCCCCTTAAAGCAGTGGTTCCCAGACTTCGGTATGCATAAGAGTCTGCTGGGAATGCTGGTTAAAGTGCAGATTCTTTGGCCTTATAGCTAAAGATTCTGGTTCAATAGACGTAGTATGAGGAGCCAAGAGATATGCATTTTTACTAGGCATCCCAGAGCACTTTTACGCCTGTGGTCTGTGGGCCACATGTTGAGTCTAGCAAAGGTTGCCTCCCCAGTAAAAGGATATTGACCCTGTTGATATATGGACACTTGATCCAGATAATTtagataattctttttcttctcgtTCACTCATCTATTTAcccatttctcaaatatttgttaaatgtctaCTTTGTGCCAAGCATTGTTCAAAATGCTGAGGAGGATACAGCATAGAAAGAAATGTTCTAGTGAGAAGAGCAGgcggaaagaaagagaggaagaaataaagggaaaaataaaggtcAGAAGATGATAAGGGATAGAAATAAATTAGTGTAAGGTAATGGGAAACAAGGAATGAGGCATGAATGTGTTACCTTTTTAATATACATAGACAAGAAAGACTCTCTAataagataactttttaaaaagtttgttatagaaagttttaaacatacaaaatggggagaaaatagaACGATAAACTCCCACATACACATTATCCAGCttctatattttcaatattttgccatTCTTATTTTATCTAGCCCTCATCTCTGCATAGGGGGGTAGGGGGGAGGTGgttggaatattttaaaacaatccaAAACATCAAGACATTTCACCTGTGAACTTTTTGTACGTGTCTGTAACGTAAGAACCAGCTCTGACACAAGAAGATGTTCCTGGCTCATCTTGAACATTTCCTGCCTCAGACCAGGAATGAGTCATTTTCCAGAGGAACATTGATTCCTCTTAGCAGGAAATGGTATCTAGAGATCACACTTGGGGTGCTAGGGGTGCTTCATTGCTATGGGGTTGTCATTCCAGGTCTTTTTGGTGGAGAGAactagaaaatacataaatacgtattttttaaaagagaaaataattatgcattcacatgaatatttcattttcatatttaagaatacAAGGGTTTTACGTTGGTCTTATATTTGTACCAGTGCTGTCTTACACTATATATCCTGGTTCCTAATGACAATAACATGATTACTTATTTATACATAATAGTTTCAAAATAACTATGACAGCGTTACCAACGCTGAGACTGGTAatataatttaagattttcttaTGATTCTTTATGTTCATAGGATGTGTGCCACAAGTGATATATACTTACATTGACATGTTTTaaagtcacttgaaataattCTCCTCTACGCATTGTTTTCAATTTGATTTAgagttatgtttatttttcatttttttaggatGTCgtctttttctatttgatttaattttttaaatgatggaaacACTTACATGACTccaaaataaagactataaaaaaGGTACATTTAGAGAAGTCTAGCCTCTATCCCTATCTGCTTTACCTTCTTCTTACCCTCTCCCAtaactaacaatttttttttagtttttggttCCTCCTTGTattgtttctttcaaaaatataagcaaattacacaaacagacaaaatcatattttctcccttttcttaaaCAATGAGTACCATTCTATAAATACTGTTCTATTACTGGAGATAATCTTATAGGAGTATATAGagttcttcctctttccctttcatAGCTTCATAGCACCCCATTGTGTGGAATTAGCTCAGCTTATTCAATCAGTCCCTATATCAATGACTTTTGCACTGTTTCCAGTCCTTTGCTGTTATAAGCAGTGCTGATACAACCGTCTATTGCGAAATCCTCCTCCACAGCAATGTATGAGACAGCCTACCCCCTCACAACCTCACTCATGGAGTACGTGGTCAAACTTTTGGATTCTTGTGAATTAAATAGGTAAAAAATAGTGTCTCAGTGAAGCTTTAATATGGAATTCTCTTCTTTTGAGAATGATTGTTTATATGTTTaatgatcattttcttcttttgtctatgAACTGTCTATCTATATCTTTTGCTGATAAGCTGGTATTTGAACAAAGACCTGAAGGCAGTGAGGCAGCAAATAGATGTCTGGAGGAATAGAATTCTAGGCAAAAGGAATTACAAATAcaaaggccttgaggcaggaACCTGCCTGGCATGTTGCAGGATGAGCAAGGAGAAGAATGTGGCTGCAGAAGAgttagagaagggaaggagaagtcaGGAAGTGAGCAGAGGGCCAGCCAGATCAGGTAGGGCTCAGAGGCCACAATATAGACTTGGCCATCCCTCTGAATGAtggaagccactggaaggttAAGAGAGAAGACTGATATTACCCCTTGCATGTGGCCACaggctcactctggctgctgggtggagaataAACTGTAAAGGTGGAGCCGGGATGTCAGTCAGGAGGCTGTTATAATAGTCCAGATGAGCAATGATGGCGGTTTGGACCATGGTGATAGCAGAAGTGGTGagaaatggtcagattctggataccTGTTTTCAGTCTGCACTGTGACTCTGAACACCCACACCTCAATTTTACATGTGATCTGTATCATAGAcatccattcattcgttcacaTATATTTCCCACACACATTGTAGGCACAAGATACTACACTGAGGCCATGGGGCATGCCCATATGATGGTTCCTGCTCTTTGCATCACATGGGAATTCACACTGCTTATAGAAGCTTAATGGCTTTGCTGGTTTCTGCTGCTTTTATTATCTAGATAAGCTTTCTTAGTATCCCCAGTTTACTTGATAGTTTCACTATCTGACTTCTTGGTctgtttaaaattccttttttgccTGTTAGAAGATGAGAGAGAGCAGATTATgcctgtatttttgtttgttttgatgagtttcacttttcaaaaattatatagttttaaaaagttaacatttagagttgttttattttccttttaaaatcaatatttttttttggttgtgTGCCTAATTCTGAGAGAGTTTCTTTATACTGTCAAATTAGTCAGAACTAGACCTATGGTGGATGAGTAAAATCcacctctatttttaaaaaatgctgtttaCAACACTAActgaatgtatttttttacagcaagcattttaacaaatataatttcttgcaacaaatatttgtagTCTTAAGGTACAAGTCAACAATTCTAGGAACTAATTAGAACAAATTTTTCAACTTACAGAAAAGCTCCTTATCTCCTTTAGTAAATAGACTTGGACAGAAACTCACTTcataatgacaaaataaaaaataagaatagatttAGCTTAAATTTTAATGGTAAGttaaatttcatttccaattttattaatTAGACTTAGAAACTCAGCTTCACAGCAAGGTGACATAAAACTAATATCTTAAGTTAATGGTAAGCTTTCTTATCTTAAATTGTAATAGTACCCTTCTTTCTTACCTTCCTAAACAAAGGCAATTGTTAACCTAGATGTTTACACCCCTACAAGTATTTGTGTCAGAAGGGTCTTAACATTTCTCTCAAAGTTCCTGCCTAAAACTCTAGCGGCAATTTTAATTCTAATCAAGATTATAGCAAATGTTTTTGGGACTTATAAGAACTGATTTTCATAATACTTTGCACAATGTTTAGAATTAAGTGCtggattaacatttttttaaggttGAAGTAGAGTGGGAAGGGGGAATCTTCTGACCTGTGTGATGAGCCATTCTAGGGGTCTGGGGAGGGAATGGAGAAGGAGTAGTCTATGTTCCTTACAGCAACTCAAGCAGTATTTTCTCACAGGCGCCATATCAATTATCACTCTGTCCCCCAGGCACTTCCAGGGGCTCGTACCCTTTCACTCAGTCGATGAACCCTCACCTGCATCCCCGCCTGTACCATGGCTGCTATGGCGACATCATGATCATGGAGACGTCTGGCGCCTCCTGTGATGTAACCAAGTTGCTTAACTGTGGTAAGTGAAAAGCAAGCAAACATTTGGTTTTTGCCTTTCATcattttcagattctttcttagaaagtagtttaattttgaaaagatataatCATTATTACAGCAgtaataccaaaataaaaaattagagcaaaacAGAATCCTGAATAACCTAACAAACtgcttcttttcatcttcccctaTTCTTTGCAAACCTTGTCCAGATCTGTTTATTACTACATATTGAAATTAttgcttaaagaaaatattaagttttggctttgttttttctttgttgttgtgtCTACTTCATGTTATAGCATCAGAATTTTAAGCAAGGCTCTTGTGCTTTGTACGTCCTCTCTTTTGTAATCCTGTTCCAAAGTCTTCTTCATGTTATCCCAGTGTTAGAGTATCAGAGCTGGATGCTGCAAGGTCAATCTAATCCTACCTCCCCAGTTTACAGATCAGAAAATGAGGCTCAGCAAGGAAGAGAGACTTCCCAAGGGCCCAGGGCTAGGTAGTGGCAGAACAAGACTCAAACTTAGGTTGGCTGACTTCTAGTCCAAGAGTCTTCCCGATGCCCCAAAGtggcagaaaacagaagaatgagAGAGCAGAAATGGTATCTGTCTGGGGTTATGAACCTTTCCAGGTTTATGCAATCAGAGATCAAAAATTGTCCTGGAATGGTTGTCCCAGCCTATGGGCTGTGGTCAGGGTGTGGCTAACTGGTTAAACTTTGAAAAAGCATTCCTTGCTGCAGTAGTTTATTTTCTATTGACTTAGGGATTCCCGGTTCCGAAATGTTTGCCGAGATGGATTTGAGGGCCTTAAAGCCTTACCGGGTTCTGATCAAAGAAGTCGGGCTGAGGCACTGCGTGGACCCTGCTCTCATTGCAGCCATCATCTCCAGAGAAAGCCATGGAGGAGTCGTCCTGAAAGACGGCTG
This genomic interval from Equus quagga isolate Etosha38 chromosome 5, UCLA_HA_Equagga_1.0, whole genome shotgun sequence contains the following:
- the LYG2 gene encoding lysozyme g-like protein 2 → MLSSILFLGLIAVIGTSRGSYPFTQSMNPHLHPRLYHGCYGDIMIMETSGASCDVTKLLNCGIPGSEMFAEMDLRALKPYRVLIKEVGLRHCVDPALIAAIISRESHGGVVLKDGWDHKGLKFGLMQLDKKSHHPVGTWDSKEHLLQAVGILTDRFKAIQKKFPTWSVTEHLKGGLSAFKSGIDAIATPADIDNDFVNDIIARAKYYKRHGY